One genomic window of Plasmodium coatneyi strain Hackeri chromosome 12, complete sequence includes the following:
- a CDS encoding Tubulin, whose translation MVREILFLHVGQCGNQLGHEFWSVAIKEQLNKKINEKKELIGKYSFMNDSVTSFFENESENFNLNQKESLKARAILIDTETGVANEIMKSSLSSYFDENNIFTQQSGAGNNWSQGYMHYGRMYGNLIDNIIRRNVEKCDSLQSFYITSSLGGGTGSGLGSYILEMLSDNYKQIKFSNCVFPSACDDVITSPYNSFFALTKIHEFSNCVLPVSNDALLNILNSKKLKDKENDKNDYSKMNNIVANVIVNLTSSMRFEGSLNVDINEICTNLIPYPFFNFMLSSLSPCTETENIRTFDHLFKNVLNHNNQMLIANPKDGLSLSMAFLVRGNINISDVTKNILLTKNNLNILRYNKDATKIGLCNVPPLNQPYSLLCLINSCEIRNTFLQILERFNKLFKRKAHLHHYLEYLTMDDILEFKEKIQNLIYEYSYIQKNSFCSPKFLDKNTINILGYDVCEEEDVKGDNSTSEDSACPHYLRPKMSKYDRSANWFDFKSRPIV comes from the coding sequence ATGGTGCGcgaaatattatttttacacgTGGGACAGTGCGGAAATCAGCTCGGACATGAATTTTGGTCTGTAGCAATTAAGGAACagttgaataaaaaaataaatgagaaaaaagagcTAATAGGAAAATACAGTTTTATGAACGATTCAGTGACttcttttttcgaaaatgagagcgaaaattttaatttaaatcAAAAAGAAAGTCTGAAAGCACGGGCTATATTGATAGACACCGAAACAGGGGTAGCAAATGAAATTATGAAAagttccctttcttcctattttgacgaaaataatatttttacccAACAATCGGGTGCGGGAAATAATTGGTCCCAAGGGTATATGCACTATGGAAGAATGTATGGGAATTTAATTGACAACATAATTAGAAGGAATGTAGAAAAATGTGATTCGCTGCAATCATTTTATATCACATCCTCATTAGGGGGTGGAACGGGTTCTGGATTGGGTTCTTATATTTTAGAAATGCTGTCTGATAATTATAAGCAGATAAAATTTAGCAACTGCGTATTTCCATCAGCTTGCGATGATGTGATAACATCTCCGTATAATAGTTTTTTTGCCTTGACAAAAATTCATGAGTTTTCGAATTGCGTTTTACCCGTTTCGAACGATGCGTTgttaaacattttaaatagtaaaaaactgaaagataaagaaaatgacaaaaatgatTATTCAAAGATGAATAACATAGTGGCTAATGTAATTGTAAACTTAACAAGTTCTATGCGATTTGAAGGATCATTAAATGTGGATATAAATgaaatatgcacaaattTAATTCcttaccccttttttaattttatgctATCATCCTTAAGCCCTTGCACAGAAACGGAAAATATTAGAACATTCGaccatttatttaaaaatgttctgAATCATAATAATCAAATGCTTATTGCCAACCCGAAGGATGGTCTCAGTTTGTCTATGGCTTTCCTAGTTCGGGGAAATATCAACATTTCAGATGTTACCaagaatatattattaaCGAAGAATAATTTGAATATTTTACGGTACAATAAGGATGCCACCAAAATAGGCTTATGCAATGTGCCTCCTTTAAACCAGCCATATAGCTTACTGTGTCTAATTAATTCATGTGAAATACGAAAcacttttttgcaaattttggAAAGATTTAATAAgttatttaaaagaaaggcACACCTTCACCACTATTTGGAATATCTAACTATGGATGACATTTTAGaatttaaggagaaaatacaaaatttgaTTTATGAATATAGCTATATTCAGAagaattcattttgttcccctAAATTTTTAGATAAAAATACCATCAATATTTTGGGGTATGACGTGtgtgaggaggaggatgtgAAGGGAGACAACTCCACCAGTGAAGACAGCGCGTGTCCGCACTATTTGAGGCCGAAAATGAGCAAGTATGACAGAAGTGCCAACTGGTTTGACTTTAAAAGTAGACCCATTGTTTGA